The genomic stretch AGCTTCAAATAATTGTTGTCTGATGTCTTTCCCTAGCTCTTGTGCTGTATCTGTGGACAGCTGGTGCAGAAACTCTAGCAAATTGCTTAGAAGTCGTTGATCTACCTCAgatctaaaagaaatttaaacgaCAATTAATTATGGTGTGCCTCTCTCCATCATGAACAGATGCTTTTTGAATCaacaaatccaaaaaaaaattttaattacaaattcTGTTCAAAAGAATACAGGACTAAATAATAAAGTTTTTAATTTCTATTTTGTACAAAAAGTTGGAAGAGTTTTATTCCATGCAAATCATTTTCAACAATGGAACAATATTCATGTCAAATTTTATTAGCATCATAAAAGTTGCAAAAAGATTATGGACTAATCTTGCATACATTGACAGTGTACACATTATCGCCATTAAATATATGACAGCTaatctgaatttgaattttaaatccAAAAATTACATACGTGTTATGTACCtaatggtgatagtgtatatattatcagtgtatataaaattcaCTCAAATGTTGTTGATTGACAATAATGAATGTAGATTAAATACAATAGTTGTAATGAAAAATAATTAAGCAAGTAAACTTTAAATTACCTGCAGCATCCTGTCATTGTGCCTCGAGTATGGCTTTTAAATCCCATTaaaaacattttctttttgTCGAAAGATGTGGCATTGAAATAAAATTTGATCATCTCACAAAAAATTAACGATTTTGTCCATGCTATTCGCTCCTTCGATCTTTCTGGCTCAAATATGCTCGCCATAGCAACAAAAAAAGCATGCTTAAGGAATTGTATGCTTATCCCATGATCGACAAGATTGCATTTCTTGTACCACCTAATAATGGGAAAAGGGCAGTGAGTTAAGAGTaattataaaacaaaaatgaaaccaacaaaaaaaagaCTTAAATGGAAGGCTGAATATTTTTTTAGGGCATATACTGTTGAATATCAGTCCATTGATTGAGGTGCTGAAGCTGGCATTTGTTGTAATCTCCTTTTGCTAGTTCAAAATATAGATTATTGCTGATTTCAGGCATCCTAAACAGTTGTAGGAAAGCTCGTGTTAGTTTCATTTCAAGCTCTATAAATCTTTGACAAGTCACAATAAAATGTTATCCAAGACATCAATAATTCGGATTGTAGAAGATAACTCGTAATAAATTCACAAAACcctaagattttttttctttcaaaaataaaggCAGTCCTAACTTAAATGCTAAGTAAACCTCTATACCCTTTGCTTTTTTTAAACCTCCACAtcctttgcttttttttttttcttcgttTTTTTAAGACTTAGATTCACTAATTGCGAAGATAGCGATAACTTTTCACTATTAaccaacaaaatgaaaaatcaagagaaaaaaaatataacaaattaaGATGACGTTTAAGGAAAGGCACCTGTATAGTGTTTTAGCGATCCATACATCATCTGCACCACCATATTGTTCCACATAGAACCTAGTCTCAATGCGAGGTAAGCTGGCATACCATGGCACTTCCAATGCATATCTTACCTATGATTTCATAgaccatttttctttttttttttgttattaaaataaccaaataaataaatgccAAATACTTTTTTTTAACTATTTAGAGATACATTTATTACCTCGCTCGGAATATCTTTGGCAATTATCCATTTATCTAGATAATTACCGCAAGCAAGCCAATTTTGTAAAAAGTTGTAGGCAAACTCTCTAGCCTCTCCAAGAATCTTTTCTCCTGGAAAAAGAACCTGAGAAGCCCTATAAAAGTTGAATATTGGGGTTGCTGCCTCTATCATTTGACCAGGATAACAAGAAAACTTGTCATCCTTTTTGAAGTTCTTGAACACCTCTGTGAAACAACCACTAATTTTTAATAATGCCAGTTGTGGATTTCAGACTTGctccaaaaaaataaaggaaaaaaaaatagattttgcTGTTGTCCTTGGATTTTAACTCACCAGGGCTCATGTCATATCCATGTAGTCTAAGGAGTCTGAAACCCATGGATGTGTCATCAATATCGCTAAAATTTGTGCCCCTCCCACTGAAAATTCCATCTTCAGTCCAACATCTGAAATGTTCATATAGGGGATTCCAAATTAAGTACATAGGTATTGCAACACAAGAAAATATTGCTTTCGGAAAACAATTATGAGAAAGCATTTAAAGAAATGAAAAACAATTATGATAAAACATTTCCTTGGAAATGAATAGAGATAAATACTGTGAAATCTTAATTTGATTCATTCACCTATAAACGTGATTTAAGCATTCATCGATCTCTGACATGAAATAACGAGAAATTCCTAGTCGTTTCAGCCGATCCACTGCAAATAGTCGGGCATATAGGTCTACTGGATAACATGGCGGTGCTGAAGCGCAAAATTTTCAagtattaaaattaaaataaagaaagaaaaatgtaaaatcaATTAGTTGTCTCTTTATATTATACCTCTTAGATATTCAAattagaaaaagagaaaaatggtgtACCTCCTCCATTGAAATTTTGAGTGACTTCCGTAATAAAATTGAGACACTGCTCATCTTTGGTCTCTATGAATGCAAAAGCAGTGGAGGCTGGAGATGTCAAGAATGACCCGTTATGACATTTTAGCTTCAGCACCTTGTCCCAGTTTAAATCTGAAAATCCTTCCAAGCTATAAAGTAGGGAAGTTGGAAGTGCATGCATCAAATCTTTCGGTATCCTATAAATTCATGATATATAACAATAGCAGTTAGTGTGTAATTTCAATATTGAATGTTTAAATGAATATATTGATTGTTGTTTGAAAGAATTGTAGTTTTGGTCCTTAATATTTGACCCGTGTGCTACATCGGTCCTAATGGCTTGTGTAAAgaaaatttggtccctaaagtTTTTGATTTTGGGCATATTCAGGATAACTAATGGAAATTCAAAAATGACTAATGGTGAACATCAAATTACTGTTAgtcaacaactttcaatttgTATTTTGGTCCCTCGTAATTTGATTTGTATCATTACATTCTCTTAAAGtttaaataataatattaaGGGTTTTAAGATGAAATGAGATGCATATTAGAATGAAATTATATTAAATAGGTAATAATAAtctaaataaatttattttttctttattttatttttattcaatttaTTCATGCCACAAATATCTTATATGACCTATCATGTGAATGCACACACTAACAACTATTGCCTCATCTTGCATTTATAAACTTTTACTATTTAACTTTatctttccaaaattttaacAATTGAACTACATCTTAGTTGGACACTCATTAGacaaattcttttttatttaattgcatttcaATAGGTAATCAATCGAGTTTAAAATGaatttggtttcaaaaattatttgaatcaTTAAATGATTATCAAGTACATggatattaaaataaatattttaaaactatagtAATAGAATGTTATATTTTAATTGGTAGGAAACCCACAAAATAAAcaatattcttttccaaaaaaTCGTAAAAGCAATTCAAATTAGGAATGGTAATAGGGTCATTAGGGTGGATCACCCGTCCCCCGCCCCACGCCATACCCTTACGTGTGCCTTTGTGGTTGtgtaattaaatttttttatttttattttggcatTATTTTTTATACATATAACACCAATAACAACAttgtaaatcatttttttagATTCTTAGCTAAACATTCAATGTAAAATCAAAGTTAAAATTACTTTGatcttttttaatttatttatctaCTTTTGATAACAAATCTAAACTTATAATCATCATATTTGTTTAAACAACTTACAATATATAAAAGAAATTGAAGTAAACTAAAAGTAACCAAATAATCAGTTTTATCATACAAattatgatgtatatatatgtattgatTTTTTAAACTTTAACAGGGGATGAGGCAAGGGTATCCTCCCCTATCCCCCACCATATTTCAAATGGGGGGAGAAAAATCCCCCCTTCCCTGCCCCGCACCTACCCCCGCCCCAAGACTCTCACAGGCACCTACCTCCGTTGCCATTCTTGCTTCAAATTGGTATTTACCTTCACCAATTTTTATAATCACAATGATTTGAAATTAATAGGCACAACATATACAAGTTATGTAGCAATAACTGTAATAAACTTGAGACTAACCATGTAAAAGAGAATAAGTAGATGCGATATTAATGGTataattgaataaaataaaaagtaaaaaaagaagaaatttagATTTAATTAGAATTCTTAttatccatttaacacaatttcattctaatttgcaattatttaattttaaaacACTTAATGTCACTATTTAAAATGTAGGAGAATATaataattcaaaatcaaaatattagGAACCAAAAGTGCAAATTAATTGTTGACCAATGAAATCCGATGTTAACCATTAGTCGTTCTTGAACTTTCATTAGTTGTCCTAAATGTGTctaaaattgtaaattttagggaccaaatttgattcAGACAAAATACTAGGGACCAATTTAGCACGTAGACCATACATGAGAACCAATActacaaatttttcttttatttttttctattaGGGTCACAGGTTATAGCTTATTCTACTTGCACAAACTAAACTTATTTTGGAGCGATTACTGCACCTTTCAAGCTTGAGATCTCTTGCTGCACATATTTCTTTCACGAATGGCGTATCCGAGGGAATTTCAATGCCCAAATTTCGGGCTCGCTCGAGAAGGGCAGGAAATATAACTTCAAACCCACAAATCATGCTCTCCACATTTTCGAGCTTACACATATCCAATAGTGTCTTGATGATAGCAATTCCTAAGTCGTACAATGTAATGGCATAAAATGTTAGAGTTTAAACGCATGCACCTTCAAAAGGAACAAGGATATTTACAATTGTTTAATCACGATTTTATCCCGCAATGTATGCACTAAAACAACGAATATAAGTTATAATATTTTTCGAGAATTCAGTTTTAGCTAAGGTTTTTCTCAGGTTCCAATGCTAACTCTTTGTTGCGTACCTTCAGCAATCTTGTCCTCATGAGTCGTCCATGATTTCAAAGCAATTACACAAGCCAGTGTGTTGAGTAACCTATCATATGGACAAAAATGGGCTTCACCCCATGAGCCATCCGGAAGTTGGTTGTCTATAATCCATTGGAGGCTTGATGGAAATTGAGGATTATCACTTCCATTAACATCTTCAATAAGTGCAATCCATGCTGTGTCGTATGCTGAGATGGTAATCCGTCCATCATCCATGGTTCTTAACAATCGCTTGATATAAGAGATGGAATCCTGTATCATGCAtagaaattaaagaaatttaGCAATGGAGATTATATGTTTAATGTCGATAGGTGTAAATTTGTTGCTCCAacgaaataagactaaattattaattatcCTACCTCGTGATCATTGCCTCTGATGCCATCATCTTCATGTGTTTGCTTGACTACGGTGTAATTTACACAGATTAGTATACAATATTGACCAAAAGGCAGTTTAGTTTTCCAAAATCTTTTGCCAtatgtttgaggaaaatattcaAGTAGAACCTATCTACGGACTCCTTGCAGATCATGTGATATGTTCAGAACTACAAGATATCGGGATATTTTGTTGAGTTTCACAAGCAAACCTGGGATTTGAGCAACGCGTAGAGGTTTGCAAATTACATGGTAATTCTTGAGCAACTCTTTTGGATTAAAAGCCCGAGCTCCTAGCATAACACCTGCAGCTGAGGAGTTAGAAATCGGCCAGTTAAGGGTTTTTAGTGTTAGATCCAAACGCAGAACAAATGACtattgaaacatcaaatattcaataatttaataataaacaagccataagcatgaaagataagtTACATACAAGATTTAATATGATTTGACTTCATAATTGAGGTTATGTCCAGGATGGATGTTAATAAATATGGATGGATGTTAATAAACTTAAACCAGGTATCATGTCAATGAAACTGATACCGAACTCAACATGCAGTGGACGAAAAGGCCACTCATCATTTCAAGTTTATTTGCGAGCCTTGGGAAATGATTGCTCAAATTTGTTCCCTCGTGAATAAAATAAGAGAAATTAAAATCTTTTTAATAGTCGAAGGAACCCTTGAAGGAGCTATAGCAGAGAATTAGAATGTTTGACATTACAGTCTTccttttagaaaatttccatggtggagtttttttttttatttaatcctTCCACCCTAACTATCAGACATAAAATTCGAATATTAAAATTTCCATAATGGAGTTGATGGAAGGAATGTATATATCCAAATAATAGTACTCaacaaaattttgaatattCTTTTCATTCCAACTCTAGTATGTCTGTTTTGGTTTAGATCTACTCCCATTTCcttaaatgaaagaaaaaataaaattctttGAATTGTTAATTTCCCTTCAATTGATAGTCCCAAACTTTTTGGGATCACTGCCTGTCCCACTTTCGCTGTGATACTACTATGCAGTGTTTTAAAAGGCGGCACatcgatatatatatatatattttttaatctaGGTGGGGGCAAAATCCCAAGAGCGTGGGGCAGTTAATCCggttattttgattttttaatatttataaataaaaatatgtaTGATGTAATACTAAAATATCATAGAGAAATAGAATAATAATCAATAGATACAACATACTCGCTATCACATGAAATATCTGTCAAACtggtataaaaaaaaaatcatccatcaaaGCATTCCTTAAGTATATCTAAAGTATTCAAATCTTAAAGTACAACTCTCTATCTTTCACTTTTTATGATAGAATCAATACTTATTCCAATTATTATTCtacaaataccaaaaaaaaaagaaaaagaaagaaaataattgcACAAACTTGACCAAAAGTCAAAGAAGGAAATATTGTGAATATTATACCATAACTCACACTGCTTGAAATATTTACTTTAATGAAAACAAGTCTTATTCTTTCgttatttaaagaaaaaaatagttGGCTTGGTAAAATTGTGGCCAAGTCAAATTGTAACTTATATTTGTAAATAAGGAATTGATATTCGTACTCCCATTTTAGCCTCTTGCACTCAAATAACATGTTTTCAAAGGGTGCAAGAGGGAAGCGCAAACATCACTTCCCTTGTGAATGCTATCATTTGTGATGATAGCGTCTGATTTTGAAATAAGAAACTTTGAGGCAAAAATGGGCGCTTCAACGACGCATAAAGCATAGGGCCCAACTGTAAGGGAGGACGCGCTTCAAAAATACCAACCATCCACCTAATTGACCGATGGACAGTTTGCCTCAAATTAATACATTCTTTATGAAAAAATTTGCAAATGAAAACAGCAACTAAATCAAGAGCAACTACATCATGCTAAAAGAAAAGACTAAAAATAGAGAGGGGATTGGAGACCAACTTACGGGTTCCAACTGAATCAAATCTTGAAAAGGCATGAAGAGTCGGGTTGCGAGCaagtgaagaagaagaagtccACTGGAGAGAGGCTAGAGTCCACATTTTTTGCTACAAATTTATTTGATAAATTTGTTACAAAGGGAACAGCTAAAGAGTGAAACAAAATTAGCCAGGGAGAAAGTAAATAGGAGAAGTACTCCAGTAATATTTAAGCTCTTGATTCATGTTGAGGAGCTCTAGTAATTGTACTTTATATTGGTTGAATCATGATTTATTTTTGTTAGTCAAAGTGTCACGTGTATTGAAATGGCGAGCTTTCCATGTACATCAGAAAATTATGCATCCTTCTTGCCAACAATTAAAACAGGGACGATGAGGAGTCGATTCATATGTGATATGCCCAGGTCAGAATTTCCCACGCAACTTGCCTTGTATGATAAAAACACTTtcaagttttttcttttttatttttgatagaAAACAATAACGGTTTTATTAATTAGATTGTAAGAATTAGTGCAACACCATTTGATAAAAACACTTTCTAGTTCATCACAATCATAAAATGGACAAGAACACCAATCATTTAGGAAACATAAATTTATCAAAGATTTAGTTCTTGATTGTCGTACTTGTTGAAATCAATTATCAGTGAAATTGAATGCTTGAACATTGGGACAAACTTGACCACGTAAAACATTGAATGAAGACTCACGCACCCTTAGGATTCAAACAAATTTTGTTTTCAGATAAAAGTTTAGATGAGTTTGATTCCAGTTCTCGCTACAAGTCAGAGCATGCTTCTGGAACTATAGGTCACTTATAAGAATTTTTACAGATCGTTCGTCAATAAAACCTTCATATCAGTAGCAGAGTTTGATCAAGCTAAAACTTGACAATGCATCAAAAAGGACAATTAAATAGTCAGAGCAAAAGATGTGCGTGTGACTACAAATAACATGATTGCTCCTtttaatttaagaaaaagttCCTTTTTAGCTTAGAAAAGATGGTATTTATTAAGAAGTAGTGAAAAGGGAAAGGATATTTGAATCTTGAACttttaattttcgaaacgaaccTAAACCTTAGCTATTAAACCACAGTCTCCTTAGGTGCTTCTACGATTCAATTGCCAGTCTAGTATGCATAATAATTTTCGTGCCCAAAGCTATTTAGCATTTTCTCTGGCCTTCTCTTCTTCATAAAAGAACAAATATTTCCACCTTTCAGTGTGCATATCCAATTGAATTGATTAGTGACAAAGGGTGACAGTAGTATAGTTAAACCTCAAGGTTTAATTTGTAGTTTTGTCAAACTGAAGGAGGTAAATATAATTAATCctttgtattttaattttttagtaCGTGATATCTATGTAGGCATCCTGAGTCATTGTAGTATACTAGTCAATCTATGGAACTATCTAATTATTACTGTTTTCCTCCCCTTTTCTTTcgctttctctttctctttttctttatttccaTCAACCTTGTGCTCTCCATTTTGGAATAAAAGTTCAATCCAGCACGTGGTAGAATAGGGCTTTTGGTTTGGGGCTGCGCACCTCGGTTCTAGCAGCACCATCTCCGTACCTTCCTTCCGTATCCTAAATGGAGTCGTACATTACCTTTTAATCACTAAACGTGATTACTTGAAGGACTTTGCAATTTTTATAAATtcttaaaagaaaaatcaccatCCAAGCCAAGCCGTTACTTAGAGGAAATCAAACCGGTTAAGATCTTATCCATCGTAAACGTATAAAAGTCAAATATACAACAAGAACTGATGAAGATGTCTGTATCTGTGTTCACATTAATCTAAAAATATGAGATGTAAAAGCACCTAATTTTGATATTGTGtacaaatttacccttttttttgtgTCCAAATTTACTCGTACAAAATAATTTGTGCCCTTTCTTGCAAGTTAAACTGATTGCTTCATTTTCTTGTGGCTTTGGAAGACTAAGTCAAGAAAGATTGTTGGATTACCAACTAGACTTTAACGGCCCTTTTTTTTTATGGCCTTTTACCAATTTGGGTTGGCTCTGTTGCATAAATCTTAAGTATAAAATTGAAAACCTCGAGATCCCAATTAGGACTGGAATCTGATTATCTTTATTTGGTCTACACTTAATCTGAGAAAGTCAATTTACAAACTAGACTAGCAATAGAATCGCAGAAAATTGAATCTTTACCTAATTCTTAGAAAAGAATCTTCTAATAGTTGAGAAACTCAATTAGCCCTATGCCATCACGATTTCAGTTGAGTCAAATGTGTCTGTCGTCAGCTTACAGCTCCAATGACGGGTCCAATATTTGCTTCTTTCCGTTGCTTGTCGAGTCAAATAAAGCTGTTTAAGGTGCTGTCATTTGCTCCCTCTCCCTGCAACAAAtaattttacttgttttattatttttttttttggagaatttaTCTTCTTTAAGAAGAGTATGTAATTATTGCAAGCTATCTATGAATGAACTTACAACATGGCCCTCACATTTAACTTCTATATCTATGATTTTGTGTTTTAGCGGTATTTTTGAGAAACATGCTTCTAAAAATTTCAGACCACATCTTTGTtttcaatcatatttttatttcacgAACACATTTGGCAATAAAGGTACTACAGTGAAGGTTCTTTTAAAAAACACCCAGACTTGAACCTTTTACAACTggtaaaatggaaaacctaatAGAAATTTTGGGACATTTTATAAACTGGAAACATTGTGTTAATAATGGAACGCGAGAAATACAATACATGAACAAACACGCAGATGAGCAAACTTTGAACTACAAGTAGCCCGATTAAATACCAAGTTAATTAATGTTAAAGCCCAATCCCATATGTCGATTTCTTGATGAGTAAGTTTTTTATATAcagtaaaaaaaattcaaagtcTTAATACGACAATATTAGTTattagggttaaaaacaaaaaaacaccCTGTGGTaagcctaatacacagaaaagccccccatagtttcaaaatatacaacacggcccctcatgctttgaactaaattgtaaatgtgacggaatccgttaaacttaacggaaatgacttattggaacccaaaaaaaattttttatacctaatttttatcaaatatacctattctaccccttaatCCTCAATTTTCTctatttagaaaataaaatgaatgatttTTTTaagctgtcttttgcttaattatatgagaatattttggtcattttgaccatttccgttaagtttaacggattccgtcacatttacaatttagttcaaagcatgagggggcgtgttgtatattttgaaaccatggggggcttttctgtgtattaggcttaccacagggggcttttttgtttttaaccctagTTATTAACATAAACTTTAGATTTGAACTTAAGACCGCAATTTGACCAGTAGACTAAGCGTCATCCACTGGTCCACAGAAAATCTAGCCGTCATATTTCACACTTTGCCCCCTTGAACTCGAGTTTTTGTAACACTTTGCCCCTCAAAACTCCAAATATATACACTTTACCCCTTATGGTCAACCTTTTGATAGGACTAAGATGAAGTTATACTTTCATGATCAAAATAGCCTTGGCTAATTCTTAAACACACATAATAATTGTAACATAATAAATACATATTTCTCTAATAGTTGTTAAATGCATCTAAACATAATTACACAATGCATTTCTATCTTTTAGCCTTAAAATGAATTAGATAATTCACAAAAAAGAAGTATAACTAACTCAATGTATTTATCTCAATGCCGATAGCAATACTTattttaaatgaaataaaattaattggtgcatttggaatgaaaattatttgcttatattttttattgtagcactttttaatGTGTTTTACATGAGATAAAAAcatgattaaaaataaaaatgtattagagaatttttaatttttttaaaatttagaaTGCAAACAAAATACAAAGCAAGGGTATGAATGTGATATAAAATTACTAAATAGCATGTTATTGGCTCGTGAGAATCTTGTGACAGCTACaaagtaaatgaaaattatCAAAACTAATTCATTTGCAATTTAAAGGAAGAAAGATAAGCGATGGAAAACTTGTGCAGGTGTTTTaagaattttaaattcttttttctccACAAcacaatttttcaattttttaaatcacatgACTTTGTGTTTTTCCTAATAAAATATGTCATATTCTGATTAAAAGGATAGCATTATTCTAGAACTATTTTGTAAGGGCATTAATgtcattttgttaaaattttggatGGAGCATTCATTATTAATGTTTGACTAGTCAATAAAGGCTGCAATGCATACATATTTAAAGTTCAGGGGGCACACTGTAATTAACCCTATTTCTTATATGGTAAGTTGTATGACAAAACATACGCTGCTTTTATTCATAGGCAAATTCGATACAATAGGCATGCGTGCTTAGCATGGTTTCAATCATAATCGTATGTCCTAATTTTCTAGGTTTAAGCTTaaggatgaaaaaaaaaaaacagagagtaCTCCCATTTATCTTTACTCTTTTGGTTGTTGTTGGAGTAGGAATTTACAAAAGGTAAATAACTTCTACAGTCACTTTGTTTTTTACTAATGACCTATTTCATCCCTCAACTTATAAATTTGGTCTAAATGATCCCTCCAAGCAAAATCTAAGCATGATGAATTTCACTTTGACCGATGAAGTTTCAGTGTCATGTCGATGTTCTCccgttaaatttgaaaataactATGTTAACCTTATTTCTAGTTTAACTATTTAATTGTTAACTATTGTATAGAAGATTAAACAATAAACTTGGCATTACAAAATCTACTTTCACGCGAGAATGGAAAGTTTTCAAATCATCCATcgagaaaattttcttttgccaatCACGGGTACCATTGCATCATTAATCCTTTTGTTGTTAGATAATTAATTTATTATTGTAATCATATAGCATCGTACTATACGTATAATTTTTGTATGTCCATAGGCGTAATCTTTGTACTTCTTTTACTTTGTGCCAAGAAAAATGCTCAGCTTTCTATTCAATCAATTTAGGGCTGCAAGGATCATTTTTGCAACTAAAATTAAAACTTTTATTTCTAAATAGAATCGCAATAGAATTGCAGTAATTTTACAATATCGGGTATAAAttgatacaactttcatgtaaAATTTGAGTTGTAACTTATACAAGTAAATTTGTGTAAAAATTATGGTTACATCGAAATTGTACGAGCTCACCCTCCATATTATTTTACCGTAATAGCTGACGCAGTTGTAACTAGCTCCTCCTTTGCACTTTTTGTCTGTGATTACTGCACAATTGACTTTGACTTGTTACTATGATGATTCTCCATTAACTTTTGTTTTCCACAAAAGAACATATTGCAGCTCAAAGAAGGTTGCCCCAGACGCAACTCGTGAAAGAAACTTTTTCCTAACTCCTCCCTACTTTGTTGATGCTGAGTAGGGCGTCTAACATGTCAATTTTCAGTAGAAAGATGCcgttttaatttgtttatttatgaGATAGAACAGACAATAAGgtgatttggttgatttgaaatTCTTAACACTCCATTGATAGTGATTGACTTGAAAATTAAGTGATACTAGTGCAATGGCATCTAAGGTGATAGCTCATAAGTTGATTTGGTTACCAACATAGGTTAGTTTGGTACACGGATTACTTTATCACAGAAGGTCATGTACTCAAATTTTGTTACTGATGTGAGAGTAGTGTTAATAAATCATATGTTCTAATTTTATGACTGATGTGAGAGGTATGTTAATTAATCATCTGTAAAAATTCTATAAGCAACCTATAGTTTTGGAGGTATTTTTCAGATTCCAAATAGTGATAGAAGCCAAACtcatttatcttttttcttattagaggcaaaaaaaaagatgatttgGTTTACTTGAaattctccctctctctctctctcttccccaTTTTCCGTTTACCTTTCAACTAAATAAAAGGTTGTTGTCTTGATCAAAGTAGACTGACCCGTGTCCTAACCATGTCCAAATTTGACTAAATCTAGTGATACGTAAGAGCTTTACTATCCCTCTCTCCCCCATTTTCTGTTTACCTTTCAACTAAATAAAGGTTGTTGTCTTGATCAAAGTTTTGACTAAAT from Coffea eugenioides isolate CCC68of chromosome 8, Ceug_1.0, whole genome shotgun sequence encodes the following:
- the LOC113780525 gene encoding copal-8-ol diphosphate hydratase, chloroplastic-like, which translates into the protein MWTLASLQWTSSSSLARNPTLHAFSRFDSVGTLKQTHEDDGIRGNDHEDSISYIKRLLRTMDDGRITISAYDTAWIALIEDVNGSDNPQFPSSLQWIIDNQLPDGSWGEAHFCPYDRLLNTLACVIALKSWTTHEDKIAEGIAIIKTLLDMCKLENVESMICGFEVIFPALLERARNLGIEIPSDTPFVKEICAARDLKLERIPKDLMHALPTSLLYSLEGFSDLNWDKVLKLKCHNGSFLTSPASTAFAFIETKDEQCLNFITEVTQNFNGGAPPCYPVDLYARLFAVDRLKRLGISRYFMSEIDECLNHVYRCWTEDGIFSGRGTNFSDIDDTSMGFRLLRLHGYDMSPEVFKNFKKDDKFSCYPGQMIEAATPIFNFYRASQVLFPGEKILGEAREFAYNFLQNWLACGNYLDKWIIAKDIPSEVRYALEVPWYASLPRIETRFYVEQYGGADDVWIAKTLYRMPEISNNLYFELAKGDYNKCQLQHLNQWTDIQQWYKKCNLVDHGISIQFLKHAFFVAMASIFEPERSKERIAWTKSLIFCEMIKFYFNATSFDKKKMFLMGFKSHTRGTMTGCCRSEVDQRLLSNLLEFLHQLSTDTAQELGKDIRQQLFEAFSCKSILPNLYSGKVG